The following coding sequences are from one Haemophilus haemolyticus window:
- a CDS encoding septation protein A, whose translation MKQLLDFIPLILFFVTYKLGGVREAAIVLVVATILQIVILKWKYGTVEKQQKIMASAVVFFGLLTAYFNEIRYLQWKVTIINALFAIVLLVAQFQFKTPLIKKLLGKELQLPEKAWNTLNLGWAVFFIICMLVNIYISHNMSEEAWVDFKSFGIIGMTVIATIISGAYIYRYLPKDDSNSKDGEK comes from the coding sequence ATGAAACAACTCCTTGACTTTATCCCTTTAATTTTATTTTTTGTCACTTACAAACTCGGTGGTGTACGTGAAGCAGCCATCGTATTAGTAGTGGCAACAATTTTGCAGATCGTGATTTTAAAATGGAAATATGGAACCGTTGAAAAACAACAAAAAATCATGGCAAGTGCGGTCGTTTTTTTTGGACTTTTAACCGCTTACTTTAATGAAATCCGCTATTTGCAATGGAAAGTGACGATTATCAATGCCTTGTTTGCCATTGTTTTGCTCGTCGCACAATTTCAATTTAAAACTCCATTAATTAAAAAATTACTTGGCAAAGAGCTACAACTGCCCGAAAAGGCTTGGAATACACTTAACCTCGGTTGGGCTGTATTCTTTATTATTTGCATGTTGGTGAATATTTATATCAGCCATAATATGTCGGAAGAAGCTTGGGTTGATTTCAAATCTTTCGGAATTATTGGTATGACGGTGATTGCAACGATTATTTCAGGTGCTTATATCTATCGCTATTTACCTAAAGATGATTCAAATTCAAAAGATGGAGAAAAATAA
- the yciA gene encoding acyl-CoA thioester hydrolase YciA, with translation MSSNFTDKNGRHSKGILLLRTLAMPSDTNANGDIFGGWIMSQMDMGGAILAKEIAHGRVVTVAVESMNFIKPISVGDVVCCYGQCLKVGRSSIKIKVEVWVKKVASEPIGERYCVTDAVFTFVAVDNNGRSRTIPRENNQELEKALALISELETEHPCK, from the coding sequence ATGTCTTCCAATTTTACTGATAAAAATGGCCGCCATTCCAAAGGGATTCTATTACTACGAACTTTGGCGATGCCTTCTGACACTAATGCCAACGGAGATATTTTCGGCGGTTGGATCATGTCTCAAATGGATATGGGTGGTGCGATTTTAGCAAAAGAAATCGCACACGGGCGCGTGGTTACCGTTGCCGTTGAAAGTATGAATTTTATCAAACCAATCTCTGTGGGGGATGTCGTCTGTTGCTACGGACAATGCCTCAAAGTTGGGCGTTCTTCCATTAAAATTAAAGTGGAAGTATGGGTGAAAAAAGTGGCGAGTGAACCAATTGGTGAACGTTATTGCGTCACAGATGCGGTATTTACTTTTGTTGCAGTTGATAATAATGGTCGCTCTCGCACGATTCCCCGTGAAAACAACCAAGAGTTGGAAAAAGCATTAGCCCTAATTTCCGAATTAGAAACAGAACACCCTTGTAAATAA
- a CDS encoding YciI family protein: MYYVIFAQDIPNTLEKRLAVREQHLARLKQLKAENRLLTAGPNPAIDDENPGEAGFTGSTVIAQFENLQAAKDWAAQDPYVEAGVYADVVVKPFKKVF; this comes from the coding sequence ATGTACTATGTTATTTTTGCCCAAGATATTCCCAATACGTTAGAAAAACGCCTTGCAGTACGCGAACAACATTTAGCTCGTTTAAAACAGCTTAAAGCAGAAAACCGATTACTGACGGCAGGACCAAATCCTGCAATTGATGATGAAAATCCGGGGGAAGCTGGTTTTACTGGCTCAACCGTCATTGCTCAATTTGAAAATCTACAAGCGGCAAAAGACTGGGCTGCACAAGATCCTTATGTCGAAGCTGGTGTATATGCAGATGTCGTTGTAAAGCCGTTTAAAAAAGTATTTTAA
- a CDS encoding transglycosylase SLT domain-containing protein yields MKKVALISLCILTALSAFADTPNTATASINLEQEKQNWASIQHQDYLKRLKQRETFLQVEGLLKSAVKKQQFSEATQNITKTLIDSLQGYPLQYDLLARFWESKIAFLQNDDIQGKQQALDELNALAQQNYPFVTLVFQVLLQKLSTSNEQQTSATSDNTKENNRVQKEQNQVENPKQLAEIVRKSDPNTLDKTVLIDAFPRYLKTLPEQMNNPSFESYQKWANTWQLSEDEIKQWKIAFLNHFFDNENADFQKWRDEQIQQLKTDNLTERRLRMAIWQKTDLSPWLNSLTTEGKAKQEWRYWEAKQDISKNIEKLTALSKERGFYPMLASAQLKQAYKVDYPIAPSFTVAEQLPFEQVFAMIRELRELGRNGLAKQRWRILLDNADFTTQLKLAEYAENQQWFELAVDASIVAKAWDYLSLRLPNAYPEYFNATLHNLNISKTFAMAIARQESAWNPMAQSSANARGLMQLLPSTAKLTAENNQLPYQGEQDLFKPLNNILLGTAHLNELNGKYPNNRILIAAAYNAGANRVEKWLSRANGKLALDEFVASIPFYETRGYVQNVVTYDFYYQILQNKETPQIFSQEELNRLY; encoded by the coding sequence ATGAAAAAAGTCGCTTTAATTTCTCTCTGTATTTTGACCGCACTTTCTGCTTTTGCCGATACACCTAACACGGCAACAGCATCCATCAATCTTGAGCAAGAAAAACAAAACTGGGCGTCAATACAGCATCAAGACTACTTAAAACGTTTAAAACAACGTGAAACCTTTTTACAGGTTGAAGGTTTGCTAAAAAGTGCGGTAAAAAAACAGCAATTTTCTGAAGCGACTCAAAATATCACAAAAACCTTAATAGATTCACTGCAAGGCTATCCTTTGCAATACGATTTACTAGCACGCTTTTGGGAAAGCAAAATCGCCTTTTTGCAGAATGATGATATCCAAGGCAAGCAACAAGCACTTGATGAACTGAACGCATTAGCTCAACAAAATTACCCTTTTGTGACGCTAGTATTTCAAGTCTTATTACAAAAACTATCCACTTCAAACGAACAACAAACATCAGCAACTTCAGATAATACTAAAGAAAATAACAGGGTTCAAAAAGAACAAAATCAAGTAGAAAATCCTAAACAACTTGCTGAAATTGTAAGAAAAAGTGATCCTAACACTTTAGATAAAACCGTATTAATTGATGCTTTCCCACGTTATCTTAAAACGCTACCTGAACAAATGAATAACCCAAGTTTTGAATCCTATCAAAAATGGGCAAATACTTGGCAGCTCTCAGAAGATGAAATCAAACAGTGGAAAATAGCCTTTTTAAATCATTTTTTTGATAATGAAAACGCTGATTTTCAAAAATGGCGTGATGAACAAATCCAACAATTAAAAACAGATAATCTAACCGAACGCCGTTTACGAATGGCAATTTGGCAGAAGACCGACCTTTCTCCGTGGCTTAATTCACTTACTACTGAAGGAAAAGCAAAACAAGAATGGCGTTATTGGGAAGCTAAACAAGATATATCAAAAAATATAGAAAAACTAACCGCACTTTCAAAAGAGCGGGGGTTCTATCCAATGTTAGCTTCTGCACAATTAAAGCAAGCATATAAAGTCGATTATCCAATAGCACCAAGTTTTACTGTAGCAGAACAACTTCCTTTCGAGCAAGTTTTCGCCATGATTCGAGAACTGAGAGAACTTGGACGAAATGGTTTAGCAAAACAACGTTGGCGAATTTTACTTGATAATGCTGATTTCACAACTCAGCTAAAACTTGCAGAATATGCTGAAAACCAACAATGGTTTGAATTAGCTGTTGATGCTTCTATTGTTGCAAAAGCGTGGGATTATCTGTCCCTTCGTCTGCCAAATGCTTATCCTGAATACTTCAATGCAACATTACATAATTTAAATATCAGCAAAACTTTTGCTATGGCAATCGCCCGTCAAGAGAGTGCTTGGAATCCAATGGCACAATCTTCTGCAAATGCGCGAGGCTTAATGCAACTTCTGCCAAGCACGGCAAAATTGACCGCAGAGAATAATCAGCTGCCTTATCAAGGCGAACAAGATTTATTCAAACCATTGAATAATATTTTGCTAGGTACCGCACATCTGAATGAACTCAATGGAAAATATCCTAATAATCGAATATTGATTGCAGCAGCTTACAATGCAGGGGCAAATCGAGTAGAAAAATGGTTAAGTCGCGCGAATGGAAAATTAGCATTAGACGAATTTGTCGCATCTATTCCGTTTTACGAAACTCGTGGTTATGTGCAAAATGTAGTCACTTATGACTTTTACTATCAAATTTTACAAAATAAAGAAACCCCACAAATCTTTAGCCAAGAAGAATTGAATCGGCTATACTAA
- the trpR gene encoding trp operon repressor, whose protein sequence is MYISRNLEQWNAFLEMLKIAFEENKAQEFLTLLLTADERDAVGLRLQIVSQLIDKNMPQREIQQNLNTSAATITRGSNMIKTMDPDFMQWMKQHLDLIEKN, encoded by the coding sequence ATGTATATCAGCCGTAATTTAGAACAATGGAATGCATTTCTTGAAATGCTAAAAATCGCCTTTGAAGAAAACAAAGCACAGGAGTTTCTAACCTTATTATTAACTGCAGACGAACGGGATGCAGTAGGATTGCGTTTGCAGATTGTCTCTCAGCTGATTGATAAAAATATGCCTCAGCGTGAAATTCAACAAAATCTTAATACAAGTGCCGCCACAATCACTCGAGGTTCCAATATGATTAAAACGATGGATCCTGATTTTATGCAATGGATGAAACAACATCTTGATCTCATTGAAAAAAACTAA
- the mtgA gene encoding monofunctional biosynthetic peptidoglycan transglycosylase codes for MKKTKRIFTALSHLFSLKWWKKNWQRVVFRFFFAVFALLLIFRFVPIPFSAYMVQQKIANLLQGDFRYQIQYNWVSLENISPNIQLAVISSEDQRFPEHFGFDFEAIQRAIRYNEKSKKGIRGASTISQQTAKNLMLWHGQNWLRKGLEVPATMLLELTWSKKRILEVYLNIAEFGNGIFGVEAASRYYFKKSAKNLSQNEAALLAAVLPNPIIYKVNKPSLLVRKKQTWILRQMGNLGTEYLSHL; via the coding sequence TTGAAAAAAACTAAGCGAATTTTTACCGCACTTTCTCACTTATTTAGTCTTAAATGGTGGAAAAAAAACTGGCAGCGAGTTGTCTTTCGTTTTTTTTTCGCCGTTTTTGCTTTGTTGCTGATTTTTCGCTTTGTACCTATTCCATTTTCCGCTTATATGGTACAACAAAAAATCGCTAATCTTTTACAGGGCGATTTTCGATATCAAATCCAATATAACTGGGTCAGCCTAGAAAATATTTCTCCAAACATTCAATTAGCTGTGATTTCATCAGAAGATCAGCGTTTTCCTGAACATTTCGGATTTGATTTTGAGGCTATCCAACGAGCGATTCGGTATAACGAAAAATCTAAAAAAGGAATCCGAGGAGCATCAACCATTTCCCAGCAAACCGCTAAAAACTTAATGCTTTGGCATGGACAAAATTGGCTACGAAAAGGTTTGGAAGTTCCAGCAACTATGTTGCTCGAGCTGACTTGGTCAAAAAAACGTATTTTAGAGGTGTATTTAAATATTGCAGAATTTGGGAATGGCATTTTTGGTGTGGAAGCGGCAAGTCGCTATTACTTTAAAAAATCAGCTAAAAATTTATCTCAAAATGAAGCCGCACTTTTAGCTGCTGTGTTGCCCAATCCAATCATTTATAAAGTAAATAAGCCAAGCTTATTAGTTCGTAAAAAACAAACTTGGATTTTGAGACAAATGGGAAATTTAGGTACTGAATACTTGAGCCATTTATAA
- the frdD gene encoding fumarate reductase subunit FrdD: MVDQNPKRSGEPPVWLMFGAGGTVSAIFFPVVILIIGLLLPFGLVDAHNLITFAYSWIGKLVILVLTIFPMWCGLHRIHHGMHDLKVHVPAGGFIFYGLATIYTVWVLFAVINL, from the coding sequence ATGGTTGATCAAAATCCAAAACGCTCCGGCGAACCGCCAGTATGGTTAATGTTCGGTGCAGGCGGCACAGTGAGTGCAATTTTCTTCCCTGTCGTTATTTTAATTATCGGTTTGTTATTACCATTTGGTTTAGTCGATGCGCATAATTTAATTACTTTTGCTTATTCTTGGATTGGTAAATTAGTTATTTTAGTGCTTACTATTTTCCCAATGTGGTGTGGTTTACACCGTATTCACCATGGTATGCACGATCTTAAAGTGCATGTGCCAGCTGGTGGATTTATCTTTTATGGTTTAGCCACAATTTATACTGTTTGGGTGTTATTTGCGGTAATAAACCTGTAA
- the frdC gene encoding fumarate reductase subunit FrdC produces the protein MSVTVSKRKKYVRPMTATWWQKLDFYKAYMLREATSIFAVWFCIVLLYGVLCLASNPMPGLGILSFIEFLRNPIVVFLNIITLIATLYHTVTYFLMTPKVMNIIVKNERLPHTVVRNALWAVTALVSVIALVLVYI, from the coding sequence ATGTCAGTAACAGTGAGTAAACGTAAAAAATATGTTCGTCCAATGACAGCGACTTGGTGGCAAAAATTGGACTTCTATAAAGCTTATATGCTACGTGAAGCGACTTCAATCTTTGCTGTATGGTTTTGTATCGTGTTGCTTTATGGTGTTCTTTGCCTCGCAAGCAATCCAATGCCAGGCTTAGGCATCTTGAGCTTTATTGAGTTTTTAAGAAATCCAATTGTGGTGTTCTTAAATATTATTACGCTTATTGCAACGCTTTATCATACGGTGACATATTTCTTAATGACACCAAAAGTGATGAATATTATTGTGAAAAATGAACGCTTACCCCACACTGTTGTAAGAAATGCACTTTGGGCGGTAACTGCATTAGTTAGCGTGATTGCTTTAGTTTTAGTTTATATTTAA
- a CDS encoding succinate dehydrogenase/fumarate reductase iron-sulfur subunit: MANSPVMNVEVLRYNPEIDQEPHLSTYQVPYDNQTSLLDALGYIKDKLEPSLSYRWSCRMAICGSCGMMVNNKPKLACKTFLRDYSGHMRIEPLANFPIERDLVVDLSHFIESLEAIKPYIIGNEAPALDGKPHPSKELQVSRTKQTPAQLEKYRQFSMCINCGLCYAACPQFGLNPEFLGPAAITMAHRYNLDNRDHGKAKRMSLLNGKNGVWSCTFVGYCSEVCPKHVDPASAINQGKVESAKDYVISMLKPKG, translated from the coding sequence ATGGCTAATTCACCAGTAATGAATGTTGAAGTATTACGCTACAATCCTGAAATCGATCAAGAGCCGCATCTAAGTACTTATCAAGTACCTTATGATAATCAAACCTCCTTGCTTGATGCGTTAGGTTATATTAAGGATAAACTTGAACCATCTCTTTCTTATCGCTGGTCTTGCCGTATGGCGATCTGCGGTTCCTGTGGGATGATGGTGAATAACAAACCGAAATTGGCTTGTAAAACGTTCTTACGTGATTACAGCGGTCATATGCGTATTGAGCCGTTAGCAAACTTCCCAATTGAACGCGACTTAGTGGTTGATTTAAGCCACTTTATTGAAAGTTTAGAGGCAATTAAACCTTATATTATTGGTAACGAAGCACCTGCATTAGATGGTAAACCACATCCATCGAAAGAATTGCAAGTAAGCCGTACTAAACAAACGCCAGCACAGCTTGAGAAATATCGTCAATTCTCAATGTGTATCAACTGTGGTTTATGCTATGCCGCTTGCCCTCAATTTGGTTTAAATCCTGAATTCTTAGGCCCTGCAGCGATTACAATGGCTCATCGTTATAATCTTGATAACCGTGACCATGGTAAAGCAAAACGTATGTCATTGTTAAATGGTAAAAACGGGGTTTGGAGTTGTACTTTCGTTGGCTATTGCTCAGAAGTTTGTCCAAAACATGTGGATCCTGCTTCTGCAATTAACCAAGGAAAAGTGGAAAGTGCCAAAGATTATGTTATCTCTATGCTCAAACCAAAAGGCTAA
- the frdA gene encoding fumarate reductase (quinol) flavoprotein subunit, whose product MQTVNVDIAIVGAGGGGLRAAIAAAEANPNLKIALVSKVYPMRSHTVAAEGGAAAVIKEEDSYDKHFQDTVAGGDWLCEQDVVEYFVQHSPVEMTQLERWGCPWSRKADGDVNVRRFGGMKIERTWFAADKTGFHLLHTLFQTSIQYPQIQRFDEHFVLDILVDDGHARGMVAMNMMEGSLVQINANAVVIATGGGCRAFKFNTNGGIVTGDGLSMAYRHGVPLRDMEFVQYHPTGLPNTGILMTEGCRGEGGILVNKDGYRYLQDYGLGPETPIGKPQNKYMELGPRDKVSQAFWQEWKKGNTLKTAKGVDVVHLDLRHLGEKYLHERLPFICELASAYEGVNPVNEPIPVRPVVHYTMGGIEVDFNSETRIKGLFAVGECASSGLHGANRLGSNSLAELVVLGRVAGEYAAQRAVESQSVNQSAVDAQAKDVVARLEALHKQEGNESWSEIRDEMGSVMEEGCGIYRDQASMQKAVDKIAELKERYKRIRVADNSSVFNTDVLYTVELGYILDVAQSIANSAIERKESRGAHQRLDYTERDDVNYLKHTLAFYNENGAPRIEYSPVKITKSQPAKRVYGAEAEAQEAAAKAKEQANG is encoded by the coding sequence GTGCAAACAGTTAATGTCGATATTGCGATTGTTGGCGCTGGTGGCGGCGGTTTACGTGCAGCGATTGCAGCAGCAGAAGCAAATCCTAACTTAAAAATTGCATTAGTTTCAAAAGTGTACCCAATGCGTAGCCATACTGTGGCAGCAGAAGGTGGTGCAGCGGCAGTTATCAAAGAGGAAGATTCTTACGATAAACACTTCCAAGATACTGTTGCGGGTGGTGACTGGCTTTGCGAACAGGATGTTGTGGAATATTTCGTACAACATTCACCAGTGGAAATGACTCAATTAGAACGTTGGGGATGCCCTTGGAGCCGTAAAGCTGATGGCGATGTAAACGTACGTCGTTTCGGTGGAATGAAAATTGAGCGTACTTGGTTCGCTGCTGATAAAACAGGTTTCCACTTATTACACACGCTTTTCCAAACTTCTATTCAATATCCACAAATCCAACGTTTTGATGAACACTTCGTATTAGATATTCTTGTTGATGATGGCCATGCTCGTGGTATGGTTGCAATGAACATGATGGAAGGTTCGCTTGTTCAAATTAATGCCAATGCGGTTGTTATTGCAACTGGAGGTGGTTGTCGTGCATTTAAATTCAATACCAATGGCGGTATTGTAACAGGTGACGGCTTATCTATGGCGTATCGTCATGGTGTACCACTTCGTGATATGGAGTTTGTTCAATATCACCCAACAGGTTTACCGAATACCGGCATCTTAATGACTGAAGGTTGTCGTGGTGAAGGTGGTATTTTGGTTAATAAAGATGGCTACCGTTATCTTCAAGATTACGGGCTAGGACCAGAAACACCAATTGGTAAACCTCAAAATAAATATATGGAACTTGGTCCTCGCGATAAAGTTTCTCAAGCATTCTGGCAAGAATGGAAAAAAGGTAATACCTTAAAAACTGCGAAAGGCGTAGATGTGGTGCATTTAGATTTACGTCATCTTGGTGAAAAATATTTACATGAGCGTCTGCCATTTATTTGTGAACTAGCAAGTGCTTATGAAGGTGTAAATCCAGTGAATGAGCCAATCCCTGTTCGTCCAGTTGTTCACTACACCATGGGCGGTATTGAGGTTGATTTTAACAGCGAAACTCGTATCAAAGGTTTATTTGCTGTAGGTGAGTGTGCATCTTCAGGTTTACATGGCGCAAACCGCTTAGGCTCTAACTCTTTAGCTGAACTTGTTGTGTTAGGTCGTGTTGCAGGGGAATATGCGGCACAACGTGCAGTTGAATCTCAATCTGTAAACCAAAGTGCGGTTGATGCTCAAGCAAAAGATGTTGTTGCTCGCTTAGAAGCTCTTCATAAACAAGAAGGTAATGAATCTTGGTCTGAGATCCGCGATGAAATGGGTTCTGTAATGGAAGAAGGTTGTGGTATTTACCGTGACCAAGCAAGTATGCAAAAAGCAGTAGATAAAATTGCAGAATTAAAAGAACGTTATAAACGTATTCGTGTTGCAGATAACTCAAGTGTGTTCAATACAGATGTACTTTACACAGTTGAGTTGGGCTACATTCTAGATGTTGCACAATCTATTGCTAATTCAGCGATTGAACGTAAAGAATCTCGTGGGGCTCACCAGCGCTTAGATTACACAGAACGTGACGATGTAAATTATTTAAAACACACACTTGCTTTCTACAATGAGAATGGTGCACCGCGTATTGAATACAGTCCGGTGAAAATTACTAAATCTCAACCTGCAAAACGTGTTTACGGTGCGGAAGCAGAAGCTCAAGAAGCCGCTGCGAAAGCTAAGGAGCAAGCAAATGGCTAA
- the epmA gene encoding elongation factor P--(R)-beta-lysine ligase — protein sequence MTALTHWQPSADIKNLLKRAKIIAEIRQFFTERGLLEVETPVLSEFGVTDLHLSTFSTEFLAPFGEQSKTLWLFTSPEYHMKRLLAAGSGPIFQISKVFRNEEAGNRHNPEFTMLEWYRPHFSMHRLINEVDDLLQQILDCPPAESLSYQFVFQEYVGLDPLSAERSELIEAARKHNFIAEDDEERDTLLQFLFSEVVEPQIGKERPVAVYHFPSTQAALAQVSPEDQRVAERFEFYYKGLELANGFHELTDAREQRHRFELDNQQRKKHGLPTRDIDERFLAALEAGLPNSSGVALGVDRLIMVALGCEKINEVISFAVDNA from the coding sequence ATGACCGCACTTACTCATTGGCAACCTTCTGCTGATATAAAAAATCTGCTTAAACGTGCAAAAATTATTGCTGAAATTCGTCAATTTTTTACAGAGCGAGGCTTGCTTGAAGTTGAGACGCCTGTTCTAAGTGAATTTGGCGTTACTGATTTACACCTTTCCACATTTAGCACAGAATTTCTCGCGCCTTTTGGTGAACAATCCAAAACACTTTGGCTTTTTACAAGCCCTGAATATCATATGAAACGCTTGCTTGCTGCAGGCAGTGGACCGATATTCCAAATCAGTAAAGTGTTCCGTAATGAAGAAGCTGGTAATCGCCACAATCCAGAATTTACTATGCTGGAATGGTATCGACCGCACTTTAGTATGCATCGTTTAATTAATGAGGTAGATGATTTACTCCAACAAATTTTAGATTGCCCACCAGCAGAAAGTTTAAGCTACCAATTTGTTTTCCAAGAATATGTAGGTTTAGATCCCTTATCTGCAGAACGTTCAGAATTAATCGAAGCAGCGCGTAAACATAACTTTATAGCTGAAGATGATGAAGAACGTGATACTTTATTGCAATTCTTATTTAGTGAAGTCGTTGAACCTCAAATAGGAAAAGAACGACCTGTTGCGGTTTATCATTTCCCTTCAACGCAAGCAGCTCTGGCACAAGTGAGCCCAGAAGATCAGCGAGTTGCAGAACGCTTTGAGTTTTATTACAAAGGGTTAGAACTGGCAAATGGTTTCCATGAATTGACCGATGCACGAGAACAAAGACATCGTTTTGAATTAGATAATCAGCAAAGAAAGAAACATGGATTACCAACTCGAGATATTGACGAACGTTTTCTGGCTGCATTAGAAGCAGGCTTACCAAATTCTTCTGGCGTTGCACTAGGAGTTGATCGTCTGATTATGGTTGCCCTAGGTTGTGAGAAAATTAATGAAGTGATTTCTTTTGCTGTGGATAATGCCTAG
- the cpxA gene encoding envelope stress sensor histidine kinase CpxA, whose translation MKLRSLFSLNQLAIRTFAIFWFTFFAMMSLVIAVPTLDLRVYSPLKEADVVTYQKKIIDIIRNGQLKGLIAKVPVLHTDKFQPSRPILINLQTKDILGELPEEVPYIRRFADVSGDFSEPKRKNFNEVQISGPFQVYLGDETNSYALYFISYVNPQREMFNYIFDRPIILILLILLITSPLLWWFTRMLTKPISRLQEAANSVALGNFKIDKSLVANGPLELRQVGQSFNRMASSIDHLISNQQTLLSSISHELKTPLTRLQLATALVRHECGETDSVKRIEREIGRMDKMISELLLLSRHQMNSQVERDIFYANTLWTDIINDAKFEAEQRGITFLTNIRLPKNELQLNGNFRLLESAVENIVTNALKYTKDKIELHIFIQEEEEEEEFLRIRIDDNGSGVHPDEFEKIFKPFYRVDETRTRTTGGTGLGLAIVSNVIQEHQGKVWAEKSPLGGLAVTIRLPLWISK comes from the coding sequence AAATCAACTTGCGATCAGAACATTTGCTATATTCTGGTTTACTTTTTTTGCCATGATGAGTCTTGTGATCGCTGTGCCTACTCTCGATCTCAGAGTCTATTCGCCTTTAAAAGAAGCAGATGTTGTTACCTATCAAAAAAAAATTATCGATATTATCCGCAACGGTCAATTAAAAGGGCTTATTGCAAAAGTTCCCGTTTTACATACAGATAAATTTCAACCCTCCAGACCCATTCTTATTAATTTACAAACTAAAGATATTCTAGGGGAACTACCAGAGGAAGTACCTTATATCCGAAGATTTGCGGATGTATCAGGTGATTTTTCAGAACCCAAACGTAAAAATTTCAATGAAGTTCAGATTTCAGGTCCATTTCAAGTGTATTTGGGAGATGAGACAAATTCTTATGCCTTGTACTTTATCTCTTACGTTAATCCACAACGAGAAATGTTTAATTACATTTTTGATAGACCGATTATATTGATTTTGCTTATTCTTTTAATCACCAGCCCATTGCTTTGGTGGTTCACAAGAATGCTGACTAAGCCTATTTCTCGCTTGCAAGAAGCGGCGAATTCAGTGGCATTAGGCAATTTCAAAATTGATAAGAGCTTAGTGGCTAATGGTCCATTAGAGCTACGCCAAGTCGGTCAAAGTTTTAATCGAATGGCATCTTCTATTGATCATTTAATCTCTAATCAACAAACACTACTTTCATCGATTTCACATGAATTAAAAACGCCACTCACTCGTTTGCAGTTAGCTACAGCGCTTGTTCGTCATGAATGTGGTGAAACAGATAGTGTAAAACGCATTGAAAGAGAAATAGGGCGAATGGATAAAATGATTAGTGAGCTACTTCTACTTTCACGCCATCAAATGAATAGTCAAGTTGAACGGGATATTTTTTATGCCAATACGCTTTGGACTGATATTATCAACGATGCCAAATTTGAGGCAGAGCAACGAGGTATAACGTTTCTCACAAATATTCGTTTACCCAAAAATGAATTACAACTTAACGGCAATTTTAGATTGCTGGAAAGTGCGGTTGAAAATATCGTGACAAATGCACTCAAATACACCAAGGATAAGATCGAACTTCATATTTTTATCCAAGAAGAAGAAGAAGAAGAAGAATTTCTCAGGATCCGTATAGATGACAACGGATCTGGAGTCCATCCAGATGAATTTGAAAAAATCTTCAAACCGTTTTATCGAGTGGATGAAACGCGAACTAGAACGACTGGCGGAACAGGACTTGGATTGGCGATTGTGTCTAATGTTATTCAGGAGCATCAAGGAAAGGTCTGGGCTGAAAAAAGCCCACTAGGAGGACTTGCCGTTACTATACGATTGCCATTATGGATCAGTAAATAA